The Drosophila simulans strain w501 chromosome 3R, Prin_Dsim_3.1, whole genome shotgun sequence genome contains the following window.
CTGCTTCATTCTAATTGCTTTCTTTGTGTGTAATGAAAATGTCACATTCTGGTACATGTCCCAATCCGTTCAGATGGTATGTAACTCGTCCACCTCCCGTACTAATCAATCGTATGCATCCATCATGGTCTagttaacaaatatttttgtgtacCTTTCCATATAGGTATCAAGAATGAGTGGTTCGAGCAGGTTCTTGCTAAATCAACCCGTGGCGCCTTCAGTTATAAGACAGCCTTGATTGAGCATCTGTTAAACATCATCACCCAGTCCAGTCAGCCATGTATGTACAACTGGTCGAATTCCGGCTATCATTAGATCTTTAATAATTCCATTTGTATTCCCTACAGCGTCCCGCATTCGTTTGATTACCGTTGAGATTGCTTTGGAGTTACTGGTCACTTTCACCCGTCCCAGCTCTGATGATTCGCGCTGCATTACCGCCGCTCAACAGGATCTGCTCTTCAGCGCCCGCAATCAGTCGATGGTGGTGCTCCGTAACTTCTACAGGTCCGAGGACATCTTCCTAGACCTGTTTGAAGACGAATATAACGAGATGCGAAAGGCGCAACTGAACGTAGAATTTCTGTGTATGGACTCCACCATTCTACTGCCTCCTACGGGAACGCCCCTTACGGGAATCAACTTTACGCGACGACTCCCCTGCGGGGAGGTGGAAAAGGCCCGCCGAGCCATTCGCGTGTACTTCCTGCTGCGTCGCACGtgccaaaagtttttgaatGAGAAGGAATCACTATTGCCGCTTACAAATGTAGTCAATCTGGTGCAGGTGGAGAACGTACTTGATCTGAGTAAGTATGCCCCTAAGATGATGTATATATTAAGGCTAACTATTATCAATCTAAATAGACAATAGTGACCTAATAGCCTGCACCGTTGTGGCCAAGGACAGCAGCAAGCAAAGACGCTTTCTGGTCATTGACGCATTGCAGCTAATTCTCGTCGAGCCGGATGCAAAGCTTCTGGGCTGGGGTGTGGCAAAGTTTGTTGGCTTTCTGCAGGACGTAGAGGTGCAGGGCGATAAGGATGACTCGCGCTGCTTGCACATCACCGTGCACCGGGGCGGAGTCACCCACAACCGCACTCCGTTGCTCTCGGCCAAGTTCCTGTTCGACGATCACATCCGTTGCATGGCTGCCAAGCAGAGGTTGACAAAGGGTCGCAGCAAGGCGCGACAAAAGAAGATGTACCAGATTGCGCAGCTCATCGAGATTCCTGGACAGATGGACTCTCCTGTCTACGCTGTTGGTGGCACAATGGTCGCATCCAGTAGCGGCGGAAGTGGTaacagcagtggcagcagttCGCGCAGTAGTCACCACCGTCCCATGTTCTCCACGGCCAATCGAGTGCCGGGATTTGCAGCAGTGCTGCGTGGAAGCAATAGCGCTGGGGTTAGTCGAACCCAGATGGCCCCGAATCGTTCCATCGAAGGGTAAGTTCAAGTCTCGGTGTGTCCTCATGTTCCTCCTTTCCATCCTCATCTGTGCGTCTTCCCGCAGAATTAGAAATGAAAGCGCTGGCCGCTCCCGACGCCGCAGTCCCAGCTCAACTTCGGGCTCGAATCTTAGGGCCGATCACTCAGATCGGGAGCGATCGCCCAGTGTTAGCGTGGGCAGCCACAGCTCCTCGCAGTCGCGGGAAAACTCCCAGCCCAGAAGTACTGGAAATCGGTCGCGGGAGAGCAGCCCTAGAATGCCCAGGCCGCGGTAACAATGAAACATTTTCGTTAGCTCTGTTGTCTTAGAATGgtttttgttataattgagATATGTAAAGTATTGCAGTATTCTAAACTagtctttctttttttttaattggatttcGTTTAAAACATCAAAAAGTTCCATTTATCTAGCTGTTTACATGATTCTCGAAATTTGATGCATATTTTGGCTCTTGGCCTGTTAAATTTCATTAAGATACACTTAACAAAATCTGTAAGATTGACTAAGTTTGCTTGTAATACCACCTTGTATAATTATGTATAGAGATATCGTTTgtcgtatatttttatatttatttgcgtaTTATTTTGACAAATAAACAACGAATAGCATGCATTAAAGCTCTCCATTTTTATCTGTCCTCGTTATGTCATTATGTTTTATGCTGAGGTATTTTTTTCGTTCttgttaattataaaattaactaATAACCTAATcgagttataaataaatgtgtaatattttttcGTTCTAGGTCGGAGGAGATTCCCCTCGAGGATTTCCAGCACTCACGCAACAACAGTCCGCACTCTCGGGGAAATCCCTCGCCTGCCTCCcgctcacacacacccatCCGCGTGCTCCACTACGATCAGCTATCCGGACACAGCGGCTCTCCACGTGAAGCGTCCCTGGGGGGAACTAACGCCCTTCTAAGTCAGTTAAATGGCCTGGCCCGTGAAGTGCCCCCAACACAGAGCTCCGAGGAGACTTCTTTTATCGGGAGCGACGGAAACGAGGCCACTGGCGGATCGGAGGGCAGGCGACGGGGAGCCATAGAGACGGTCTAAGAGACTAGAAATTTTAGTATTACATTGGGAGGAGCCTTATGCTTAGATTGTTGCTAAAATTTTGTTATTCCAGTTGATTAATAAGGTGGTACATACTCTAattccttttcattttaaataaaaactaacttGACGAATTTGAGCTCAAGtctctctatatatattagtAAAGAAGTACGTTTTTGAATCTTAGATAATGGAAGCCATGCGTCATTCTGTtattcaaacaaaaattggtttttttttttatatttatcttatttaatGATATGTTCTATAACAATCTTAAAAGTGACGGTTAATACAGGTTTGAAATTTAAGGAATGCCCCTAATATCGGCCTTTTGTGTGAATGGCAACTGCACTTGGAAATCAGCTGtcgcttgtttttgtttcgtgaCATAACCGCAATTTactaaaactttaaattaagaaactcttaaattatttcatGAAAAGAATAGCAAACTAATATTAACTATGTCCCACAAGTACACGGAGCTGATTAAGCTCGGCACTCAGTATGCTCGCCGGATGAACTACCTCTCAAATCGCATTTTTGGCGAAGTGGCTCGCACCACAAACGAGAAGTCCATGAAGGTGTGTTCCcgtattgaatttattaattaaaatgtaaacatgCTTTTATTCGACCGTCCCTAGGTGGTTCGCATGTTCTCGGAGGAACCAATTCACAAACGGGATTACGTGGTCAACTGGTATCCGCGGCACGTGGAGACGCACCTGCTGATGAAGAACCTGCGCGACTACGGACTGTTCCGCGATGAGCACCAGGACTTCAAGGAGGAGATGAAGCGTCTGCGCAAGCTGCGCGGCAAGGCGCCTCCCAAGAAGGGCGAGGGCAAGCGGGCCTCTAAGAAGTAGTACaataaatattctaaaatcCATTTTTATTGAACCAATGCTAGTCTTTTTGGTTGCGAGTCAGCAACTTGGCGCTGCCGGCGAAAACCACCTCGTCGTTCTGCCGTATGTCGTACTCCACGGTGGAAATCTTTCGAGATTGTAGCAGACGTACGGTCACCAGGGTGTCGGTCTCAATGCGACAGGGTTTCAGGAACTTGAAATTCTGCTCTAGAACCACGGTGCCCGGACCTGGGAGCTGGGTACCCATTATACCCGCCACCACCGCGTTGAGCAGGGCTCCGTGGACGCGGCGATCCTCGGTGGGTGTTTCCAGGCTATGGATGTAGTTGTGGTCGCCGGTGAACTGGGCAAACTGCTCCAAATCGCTTTGGGAAAACCGCTTAACCACTTGCACCTGCTTCAGTACTTTGCTGCTCAGCTGTCGGAACGTTTGGGGAAGCATTTTGCAGCTGGACAATCTCGGTGCGTGTTGCGAAAtcttgcagcagcaactgacAAAGTTTAACGATGCGTTCATCGTGGGCCTTGACCCGCCACTCTTGCACCGTCCTTAGCACCGGAGGACTCAGAAGTAAATCCCTATCAGCCAACTCCCCAATTTCCAGTAATTGGTAAAAGAGCGCCAGGCTGTGAAGTACTATTTCCGGGTGATCAGTGCGCACAAAGAGACAGGTTATCACTTTTAGCTGCTCTCTGATAAATTTGGCAGCCGTTTTGTCTGTAAAAAGACTATGATGAACAACAAGATAGATTCTAGAATGAGATTTTTACGTACCCAGGCAAAGATTACACAATGCCGCAATTCCGTGGACTTTTAAAAGCTGATCCTGGGTCTCCAGCGATGCCAGGAATACATCCAGGGCGTCCGCCTCCAGGAGATGCGACCAGTTGATGGGATCGTATGCAAAATTGGCCAAATTAGCAGTCACCTGTTGCTGGGcctctaaaaacaaaaatcaaaaatgaattCACACCGGCAAAagacataaataaaaagtttaccGATGTTGGTTGTTGTGTAATACTCATCGACCAGGTGACCGATGTACTCTCGGCGGTCAATGCCCTGGGCAGGCGTCCTACGCTTCAATGTCCTGTGGCTGGAGAACATAAAAAGGATGCGAAACCAAAGCCGAGATTTCAAATCAGTCCCAAAATGCCATTCGCAACGCAAATTATTCCTGTTTTACCATTCACATATAAACGTGTTCAAACACAATAGGGGGCGAAACAATAGCTATCGGTTTTAAAGGCATAGTTATAAAACTatgaattatgaaaaaattgtTTCATCTTATTTACATAATTAGCAAGTGGGTCATTGTTTTAAAtcacatataaatttatttgaaaacataataattttattttgaaaatatctgacataaatattgtttagAAAACTTTAAACATTCATACAAGAAGcgaaaaatacaatatttcaaagattaatttattaaagcaAATTTAGTTCTTTAAAGGTAAACCACCATCCAACGAAAGCTCCTCATTGCGCAGCCTCCTCCTATCCTGAAGCCTTAACTCGCCTCCTTGCTGGGACTGTCCTTTCCCGAGAACTCTGTGTCATTGGAATTGCTGAAGTGGCTCCTGGCAGCTGCAACGGACTTTGGTGGGACGTTAAacagtgggtgggtgggcaGTAGCTCGTTAATGGTGTCTCCCAGGACCTGGGGGCTATTGGCGCACTCCGAGTGCTGGGCAATGGAAACGCCACTGAGGGTATAGCAGGTGTGGTAGAGATCCTGCGGTCTGAAAAAATGGGTTTCACATGAAAAAACATCACAAAGTTGGTGTTAATCGCTTACTTTCCGGGTTTGTCGATAAGCCCGCCGCTCTGCTTTTGGCAGCAGAGCAGGATATACTCCTGCAGGGCCTCAACATCGAAAAGGGTGTGCTCCATTTGCTTGTCGACGCCAGATAGCGTAGCCTGCGTAATGGGAATGGTGGCGCCTACCCAGAAGGAGTAGCAGCCATCAACCAGTTTGTTGGTCCTGCCTTGGAAGCCGCCTTCGTAGCGCATCTGACGGCGCAGTGTCCACTTGAGCAGAGCCTGCCTGTCACACTTATCAGCCTCGTTGAGCAGCGCCAAGCCAGCGATCCCGCAGAAGGTGTATCCACCATGGGCCTCTAGACCAGGGGCTCCGCCAAATCCACCCTCGTATGTCTGACACTGTGCTATCCAGTCTCCAGTGCCGGCAAACAGCTCCTTGATCACTGGCTCGGGAAGATTTAGCAGCTTTGCGCAGGAGATGGCGCAGTAGGCGCCACGCACATCCGTCTCACCATCCACGTGGAGCCGGAAGGAGCCGTCCGAGTCACGCACACTAAACAGGAACTGGACCAAAGTCGGTCTGTCGATGGCACGGTACGCCTGCTCGCTTCCGATGATGCACAGACTGTTCACTGCTGCATAGGTGGGCGCCAGATGGGCATACTGTCCAGGTCCTCCTCCAAAACCCCCAGTCGGCGTACGGCATCTATGAAAGAGTGACTGGAGCATTAAGGATGCCTATTAGAGAAATATCCCCCAAAGACGCACTTGCTTAGGAACTGGACCACGTGGTCCAATGTCTGGTCGTCGAAGTTAAAGCTAAGTAGCTGGGCCGCCTGCAGGATCCAGTAAACGCACCACGCACGACTGCTGTCCAGGCATTCGTAATTGGAGGGTAGCCGCCTTAGCATCGCGTCCAGGTAGTACTGGTGCTCCAGCCGGAAGATTTGGGTGAGGCGCGGGTCGGTGAACATTATCTGCTCGAAGCGGTCGAAGCATTTCTCCACCGAGCTCTCCGTCTTTTGCTGCAAGTATTCATCGGTTCTTATCTTTTCCTGGCCGACATTCGGGATTACTCACCTGCTCGCGGGATGTGGTGGTGGACACCTTCTCGTCGTCGAAGATGTATCTCTTCAGGCGCTGGAAGTTGCGGaacagcagctcctcctcggtTCCCATTTTTACTCCAAGCcggttaaattaaattaaataaactaaaaagaTTTGCCGAGGAATTATAAGcgaatggtttttgtttgtgtgaTGAAAGTTCGACTTGCAACActgctttttatttgattaggGTATTCCCTACACAAAAActcgatttgtttttttttggctagatattagatttttttttttactttattgtGTAACATTTTAACAATgcattaatattcaattaaattttttataaaaagacCATAAATTCACATTTAAAGTTCTTAAATCACGGTTATCGATGTGACATCAAACTTTCTGTGGTCACGAGATTAAAGGCGGTGGATTGAGAACTGGAGTCTAGCATAAAAGTCTCGGGTGCATCGTCACTAGTCCAAAAGCCATACAGTTCCATGAATCCATAGACAAATAGGCACACTATAAAATAGGCCGTCAGAGTGGCGAAAACCTGAAACACAATTAGCAATAAGATCTGCaataattgtataatatcAATTTACATTGTTCGTGCACCGACATCACAAACTCACGAAAAAGCTTCCTCTGAGAATCAGGAACAACCAGCCCCTCCAATCCAGCTTGCCGATCCACGTGATGAGGGGTTCCGATCCCGATGAGACATTTTGTGGACTGGGATCACCTATGGCACCGATTTTTCCGTCTTCGCCCCAGTTATCGCTCCTTAAAGGAAGATACCAGTCGTAATAGAGCTGTGTTAGCATGGGCACCTCGAATGGCGactttttcttgattttcttCTCGATTGTGGGTTCAACTACGAGCGGCCTGGGCTGACCATCCTGCAAATGCTGAAAGCAGTCGTTAAAATCGGCCAGGGTTAGCTTACGCGAATTGTCGCAATCATCTGACTTCTCATGCTTGGAATGGACAAAGTGCCTTGTTGGTCTGGTTAGTTTCCtgttatttttcttgttgGGAAGCGCCTTGTTGGCTTTTTGCTCATGCAGCTAAAACGTGAATTAAGAAAGTATAGTAAGATTAGTTTGGAATGATATACTTCagtatatgaaaataaaagactaatataatataatagaaaaaataatactGGCACACTCAAATCGTGTTCCAATAGGCCCCGGCGAGATTCGAACTCACGATCTCCTGTTTACTAGACAGGCGCTTTAACCAACTAAGCCACGGCGCCATGTCCACGCATGTGGCAAGATTTTAGTTTAGTGCTGTctcaacaacaaaatgtacacacGCACGCACTGCTTGACCGCATTGTTGCGATGCAAGCAGTGAACGAGTTTCAAGCCAAATACGTAAGATGGCGCCAGTGAGAATGCGTGGATATGGGTATTTAAACGCACGCAGATTTACAATGTTTCAGAAAAGGTAAAAAGAAATACAGTTATTGGTATTAAGAATATTTACCGATGGTGGCCCCCGCAAATCCAAAAAATTGAAGTCGAATTTTCCTTGCTTAATGAGGTCCAGCTCCTCCTCAGACACGAAATTGCCAGGATCGACGCGCTCGTTGCTGAAGATGTCGTAGTACTCGCCTGGACCCGAGCAATCTGTCACCGCTTCGCACTGTTCCGTTTCCACGTTGAAATAGCTCCGTTTCCCAAAGTATCGCTCCTCGCAGTTCAGCGGTGTGCAGTTGCGCAGGTAATCCTTGTCCCAGTTGCGGCAGTCCTTGTAATCCTTCCGCCGGCGCAGCTTGTTGCTCTGCGGATCCAGGGTCTCGAAGCGGGTATCGAAGTGCAGCACCTGCCTTGCGGTTGCCACTGCATCCGTAGCGTGGGCACTCGTGGCTGAGATCAGAATGGGGCAGCTGCCCACTCGATTGTACAGAGACTGTGAGCAATGTGGAATGTGCAGTATCATATGCCGAAATGTCAATATGCAAGTGTAAATCTATAAGAATCAATGCACTTTGTACCTACCACAGTGGGCCAGACCAGGGAGACAGTCTCACTCTTGCCCGGTTCGACGGAACCGAAATCCCCGCCATAGATCCTTCCCATCCCGTGCACCTGCTCCCCATGGGTCGTGTTCACAGTGCATTCCCCATTCGAGACGACATTGAAGTCCAGCGTCTCCCTTTTGTCACTCCTGATGCGATTGATGACGGTCAGATCTGTTGGAATCTGATTCTCAATCGGAGGATCATAGCGAATCGCAATTGCAACTCACCGAAGATCAAACCAATGTCCTTGTCGCGAGGCACGCGCACTATGAACTTTGTGGCACACAGGCTGCCTTCGGTGCGGCGTCTGAAGAGCAGAACGAAGCAAACCAGCAGGTATTGTAACATTTTGTGACTGAATTTGCTGGGTTACTAAAATAAcagagtttttttttacattgaATAATATTCATAACGACCTATCTAACCATATGTGCATATACTGATTCATATGATTGATATTCGTGAGCAATTAGACGATCCAAAAGATGTGTGTGATAGCTTTTTTACGAGCCTTCACAATTTTTTCTGACATCCTGATCAATTTTGTGGCCAGATCCTGGAAAAATTGATAGTCCCCATATAAAATTCCTCGAATACTCCAACCCTTTGAGTGCCCTTCTCCACTCACTTTTGCGCGAGGGGCTCGTCACGATGTGGATCCTTAATGGGTTGTTGTTTAATTAAGTGTAATTTTAGTGCCAGGCAACCCTAACACCGGCTCCTTTCCATATCCTGGCTTACACTTTGCTCGTCCTGGGCACACGTAGTCGCTGTATCCGCGGCCACGTTTACTGCATCCAttgcaatttatgttttaatcaTCAAACGCGACCCAATTAATCAACGTTGCTGGCCTTAATTTATGCGGCGGAACAATGTTTTGAAGTAACCCAACGCGACATCGCACGACAGGTGACATTTGGCGGCGATAGGGAAACCTGAGTGCAATGCATATTCATAGCGAGCCGCTCGTAATTTATGCCGAAACTCAAAACTAATTTGACaggaaataattaatttggcaTCGAAAGAGTCCAAAATAAAAGTGCTGCCAGCCGgtgccaattaaaattatttcgctTTCATTACCCAATGGAGCAGCCGTAATAAAAGTCTTACCCAAAGCCCAAAGCCCGAAAAAAGAAACCCCCAGCCTCTGTCCAATCCCGGAGACAAAGACAGCGaggaaaaggcaaaaactaagcaaaccaaaaaaaagtttaaataatgaaatcacTTCGCACCATCTCGAAATTGCTCATTAACATTTTGTGTTTGCGATATCAACTTGTGAAAATCACAGGGCCCAGCAGACTCTCCGCTGTGGCTGGGCTGGAGTGGAGTCCGGACTCCAGGCCATACTCCCAACCGAACTCCAAAAGACCAGGCAGACCAAATGCAGACCCAGACTccgaggcagcagcagctacttggcttttatttattatgccatgttgttgttgtcgccgttGAGaggtgttgcagttgctgttttctcctgtttttttcttttttgtgaagCTGACTCTTATTAGTTGGGTCAGTCCgtcttactttttttttggtttttttctgtgtggaGGAGGTGTGAAATCGGTTGCAATCCCCTCTTGACCGTCCCCTTCAACTAGATGGCCGGCTGGCTTCCTCCGCGGGTCGTGATTTGTCTGCAAAAGACACAAACAACTCCTCGGACCTCAACAATTTTTCTAAAGGTCGTTTGCTTTACCTTTGCATTTGCCTTTACTCAATGAAATTCGCTCAGCATCCCGAAACACGGGAAAAAAATTTGGTATTGTATATCATGAAGCTTAGAACAAGTCATTGTCtatcaaatatcaaatataaatattgccTTAATACAAAGGGAAAATTTGTAACTAAAAACGAAGTAATAACTATTCAATAAATAACTTTAGAAAAGGTGTCAATTACTTTCGGTAATGTGTTATATTCTTTTcagaaaatgtaataatatcatattttataaaaatgtagtatttaattatataaatatattatataaattaaatataactgatttttttaaaatgtctACAActtgctttgttttattgctatgatttgttatattttcctTACCGCCCtccaacgtggcgtatacttGTTTTCGGCATTGGCCACCTCTTTTCTTCGGGTGCAGTGCATCACACACCTCCCAGCAGCCAGGAGAACTGCAGTCAAAGTCAGGAGATAAGACGACTGGCtaactgactggctgactgggtGTATTTCAGTAGCCATTCGATTTATGTTAAATAAGCTGAACGCGAGCTCTGTTTGTTGTAAAATACCAATTGCCAGGCTCATCCGCACGGAGCAACAGAGACGGATGGACCTGAAGTGCTGGACTTGAGGTGGGAGTGAGATTCCTCTGTGATTCACGTTTCTGcatcattttatttcttttcgatttttttgttcATTCCATGTGTCGTTGTTTTGTGGCTGATGGTGACTGTGTTGTTGTCGTCGGACTGCATCAgatttcttaatttaattggCTTTATGCAAGAGGTTCTCATTTTCTGGTCGGGGGAGAACTTTATAGACAAACTGTCTGCAGGTCCTGTTCCTCCTGCTTCTCCGGCTCCTCCTGCAGGCCATCTCCAATCTGCGAGGCTGAAAGAATCGTGGGAATCGTCTATCTGGGCGCGTGTGGACTcgctgcaaatgcaaaacagcTTAAcccaattttttgtttctacGCCtcagtgcaaaaaaaaaagaaaaaaaaaacgaaaaatcaataagaaacaaaagaaaatgctgCACGTAATTGTAAGTTATGAGCAACAGCCGCCGCagtcaaaacaagaaaaacaacggccagaataaaatggaaatcgtTGAGGTTTTCCATCATCGCGTGCAGGTTGGCAGCGTTTTAAGAACAATTGCAGCGCATTTAAGCATAAATGCTAGCGAAAAATCCGCGCTCTCACACTCAGAGAAATATCTCCTGCATTTTATGGCTAAAACCATTTGGGAATTGCAAGGGAAAGGTTGTTTTAACGATAACCCAAAAGGCGTTTATACGTTTTACTATGAATGTGGCACTTTGCATTCTGAACGCTAGTTGGTTGAAAAAGCGTTATAAGATGgttatttcaataattttaacaTTAGTAAgctgattttaaatttttagtgTGCTGTGCATGCAATTGTATTAGTACGTATTGGTATAGGCGACTGTGAGGGTGTGCGGCACTTAATCATCAGCGTGAAATgcagaaaatgaaatggccaAGTTGAGGCCAACTGTGCACTTGGCTCTTCTTTCCT
Protein-coding sequences here:
- the LOC6727827 gene encoding uncharacterized protein LOC6727827 isoform X2; this encodes MLQYLLVCFVLLFRRRTEGSLCATKFIVRVPRDKDIGLIFDLTVINRIRSDKRETLDFNVVSNGECTVNTTHGEQVHGMGRIYGGDFGSVEPGKSETVSLVWPTVSLYNRVGSCPILISATSAHATDAVATARQVLHFDTRFETLDPQSNKLRRRKDYKDCRNWDKDYLRNCTPLNCEERYFGKRSYFNVETEQCEAVTDCSGPGEYYDIFSNERVDPGNFVSEEELDLIKQGKFDFNFLDLRGPPSLHEQKANKALPNKKNNRKLTRPTRHFVHSKHEKSDDCDNSRKLTLADFNDCFQHLQDGQPRPLVVEPTIEKKIKKKSPFEVPMLTQLYYDWYLPLRSDNWGEDGKIGAIGDPSPQNVSSGSEPLITWIGKLDWRGWLFLILRGSFFVFATLTAYFIVCLFVYGFMELYGFWTSDDAPETFMLDSSSQSTAFNLVTTESLMSHR
- the LOC6727827 gene encoding uncharacterized protein LOC6727827 isoform X3; its protein translation is MLQYLLVCFVLLFRRRTEGSLCATKFIVRVPRDKDIGLIFDLTVINRIRSDKRETLDFNVVSNGECTVNTTHGEQVHGMGRIYGGDFGSVEPGKSETVSLVWPTVSLYNRVGSCPILISATSAHATDAVATARQVLHFDTRFETLDPQSNKLRRRKDYKDCRNWDKDYLRNCTPLNCEERYFGKRSYFNVETEQCEAVTDCSGPGEYYDIFSNERVDPGNFVSEEELDLIKQGKFDFNFLDLRGPPSLHEQKANKALPNKKNNRKLTRPTRHFVHSKHEKSDDCDNSRKLTLADFNDCFQHLQDGQPRPLVVEPTIEKKIKKKSPFEVPMLTQLYYDWYLPLRSDNWGEDGKIGAIGDPSPQNVSSGSEPLITWIGKLDWRGWLFLILRGSFFVSL
- the LOC6727827 gene encoding uncharacterized protein LOC6727827 isoform X1, with amino-acid sequence MLQYLLVCFVLLFRRRTEGSLCATKFIVRVPRDKDIGLIFDLTVINRIRSDKRETLDFNVVSNGECTVNTTHGEQVHGMGRIYGGDFGSVEPGKSETVSLVWPTVSLYNRVGSCPILISATSAHATDAVATARQVLHFDTRFETLDPQSNKLRRRKDYKDCRNWDKDYLRNCTPLNCEERYFGKRSYFNVETEQCEAVTDCSGPGEYYDIFSNERVDPGNFVSEEELDLIKQGKFDFNFLDLRGPPSLHEQKANKALPNKKNNRKLTRPTRHFVHSKHEKSDDCDNSRKLTLADFNDCFQHLQDGQPRPLVVEPTIEKKIKKKSPFEVPMLTQLYYDWYLPLRSDNWGEDGKIGAIGDPSPQNVSSGSEPLITWIGKLDWRGWLFLILRGSFFILLLIVFQVFATLTAYFIVCLFVYGFMELYGFWTSDDAPETFMLDSSSQSTAFNLVTTESLMSHR